A genomic stretch from Engraulis encrasicolus isolate BLACKSEA-1 chromosome 12, IST_EnEncr_1.0, whole genome shotgun sequence includes:
- the LOC134459680 gene encoding cytochrome P450 27C1 codes for MSILQSNLARLGSKTLLSDAMTAPFLLKACALHKTPSSDSVRVATDHDADSLVPPAIQMQEEGKATRVKSLKEMPGPSAVGNLVEFFYRDGFARIHEIQMEHSQKYGKIFKSRFGPQLVVSIADRDLVAQVLRAEGVAPQRANMESWHEYRELRGRSNGLISAEGEDWLKMRSVLRQLIMRPRDVAAFSDDVSQVVGDLVGRIRHLRTLQPDQLTVLNLNDLFFKYAMEGIATILYEVRLGCLEDKIPKTTSEYIAALHLMFASFKTTMYAGAIPKWLRPVIPKPWEEFCSSWDGLFGFSQMHIDNKLAEIKEKVARGEEVRGGLLTHMLVTREMNKEEITANMTEMLLAGVDTTSFTLSWAAYLLARHPEVQQRIFQEVTRSLGGRPPTADDVPNLPLIRGLVKETLRLFPVLPGNGRITQDDLVVGGYFIPKGTQLALCHFSTSMNEESFPKAEEFKPERWLRKDQTDRVDNFGSIPFGYGIRSCVGRRIAELELHLALTQMLQNFRIEVSPLTDDVKAKTHGLLCPGGPVNLRFVDRV; via the exons ATGTCTATCCTCCAGAGCAACCTTGCCCGCCTCGGATCCAAGACGCTTCTGTCAGATGCGATGACCGCTCCGTTCCTGCTGAAAGCCTGCGCCCTCCACAAGACGCCCAGCAGCGACTCCGTTCGCGTCGCCACGGACCACGACGCCGACAGTCTGGTGCCCCCTGCTATCCAGATGCAGGAGGAAGGCAAAGCAACCCGGGTGAAGTCGCTCAAAGAGATGCCTGGTCCCAGCGCCGTCGGCAACCTGGTTGAATTCTTCTACCGAGACGGGTTTGCCAGGATCCACGAAATTCAG ATGGAGCACAGTCAGAAGTATGGGAAGATCTTCAAGTCGCGGTTCGGGCCGCAGCTGGTGGTGTCGATCGCGGACCGCGACCTTGTGGCTCAGGTGCTGAGGGCCGAGGGGGTGGCGCCCCAGAGGGCCAATATGGAGTCCTGGCACGAGTACCGCGAGCTCAGGGGACGCTCCAACGGACTCATCTCCGC cgagGGCGAGGACTGGCTGAAGATGCGCAGCGTGCTCCGCCAGCTGATCATGCGCCCCCGTGACGTGGCCGCCTTCTCTGACGACGTGAGCCAGGTGGTGGGCGACCTGGTGGGCCGCATCAGGCACCTCCGCACCCTGCAGCCCGACCAGCTCACCGTCCTCAACCTCAACGACCTCTTCTTCAAATACGCCATGGAGG GCATCGCCACCATCCTGTACGAGGTGCGGCTGGGCTGCCTGGAGGACAAGATCCCCAAGACCACGTCGGAGTACATCGCGGCGCTGCACCTGATGTTCGCCTCCTTCAAGACCACCATGTACGCCGGGGCCATCCCCAAGTGGCTGCGGCCCGTCATCCCCAAGCCCTGGGAGGAGTTCTGCAGCTCGTGGGACGGCCTCTTTGGCTTCA GCCAGATGCACATCGACAACAAGCTTGCGGAGATCAAGGAGAAGGTGGCGCGAGGAGAGGAGGTGCGCGGGGGGCTGCTCACACACATGCTGGTCACCCGGGAGATGAACAAGGAGGAGATCACAGCCAACATGACCGAGATGCTGCTGGCTGGAGTCGACacg ACCTCCTTCACGCTGTCGTGGGCCGCCTACCTGCTGGCGCGCCACCCTGAGGTGCAGCAGAGGATCTTCCAGGAGGTGACCCGGAGCCTGGGTGGCCGCCCCCCCACTGCTGACGACGTGCCCAACCTGCCCCTCATCAGAGGCCTGGTCAAGGAGACGCTCAG GTTGTTCCCCGTGCTCCCTGGAAATGGTCGCATCACTCAGGATGATCTGGTTGTGGGCGGATACTTCATCCCCAAAGGG ACCCAGCTGGCTCTGTGCCACTTCTCCACATCCATGAACGAGGAGAGCTTCCCCAAGGCAGAAGAGTTCAAGCCAGAGCGCTGGCTCCGTAAGGACCAGACCGACCGCGTGGACAACTTTGGCTCCATCCCCTTTGGCTACGGCATCCGCAGCTGCGTTGGCCGCAGGATAGCCGAGCTGGAGCTGCACCTCGCCCTCACACAG ATGCTCCAGAACTTCCGCATCGAGGTCTCCCCCTTGACAGACGACGTCAAAGCCAAGACTCACGGCCTGCTCTGTCCTGGCGGGCCCGTCAACTTGAGGTTTGTGGACAGGGTTTGA